In the Populus trichocarpa isolate Nisqually-1 chromosome 1, P.trichocarpa_v4.1, whole genome shotgun sequence genome, TATTCACCAAACCCAAAGTTTGTAACctaaagaggaagaggaagaagaccCAATATTTCCTAAGATCcacaaattcaattattaaaatgtGCCCtctaaaaactaatataaaaaaaatggcaaagaaatgaaagaaaaagaaaaagagacttACATCAGAATCAAGATCAACATTACTGTCTCGCATCCGTTTCAAGAACCCATTTCCACCAGCACAGGAAATCTCCTCTtcactgctagaagaactagccaCAGGTGGCGCAATTGATGGCGAAGAAGATGCAGTAAGACCTGACCATGGCACCACCTGGTTGTCTCCATCTTCCTCCTCGTCTTCCTCCTCGTCATATTCATCACTATCATCATCAGTGTCGTCGTCGTCGAATTCTCGATCATTTTCAGACTCGTCATAATCATTTCCGGCTTCTCGGCTTTCTTGATCACTAGCCATGACGTTCAGATCTtggagttgttttttattatttttatggacAGCAAAACATGATTCACATACAGAAACGGTAGGGGCAAGTTTAGACCCTGAGGATTTCCAAGGAGTTGGAGATTGACACACTTGACAAAGAAGGGTTCTACAATGCTTTGCAACAAGGAAGTTGGCAGAGTGTACTTTCTCATCACAATCCCAACATAAACTAGCTTGGTCTGATTCACAGAACATTCTTGCTGAACTCCCACATAGCTCACACCCTTTCATCCTCTCCTTTTGCTTCTCTGTCTATGTCCTTGTTG is a window encoding:
- the LOC18095672 gene encoding zinc finger protein CONSTANS-LIKE 4, with protein sequence MKGCELCGSSARMFCESDQASLCWDCDEKVHSANFLVAKHCRTLLCQVCQSPTPWKSSGSKLAPTVSVCESCFAVHKNNKKQLQDLNVMASDQESREAGNDYDESENDREFDDDDTDDDSDEYDEEEDEEEDGDNQVVPWSGLTASSSPSIAPPVASSSSSEEEISCAGGNGFLKRMRDSNVDLDSDDETGCSSSHNLRGGSMSTEEGNSLSSSRPWKQARTSVHVEEDGHDGQAMSRSSAIIDSLKRLQKDLVANGENASAAILGICKLSRDQSL